The DNA sequence CGTCGGTGCGGAGTTCGACACCGAGGGAGGGGCCCTGACGGTTCGGGCCCGGCACGGTGTCCTGCTGTGCCGTGCGGTCGGACCGCTCGTGACACCGCCGCTGCCGCAGGGTGCGGAGGTGCGGGTGGCCCTGGTCGGTCGCCTCGCCAGCCGCTTCGGCCGCGTGGAGCTGCTGACCGCAGACCCGGCGGTCGCTGCGGCGGCCGGAGCCTGCGTGCAGCTCAGCGGCTCCGCACGGCCTTGCGGAGCGTGACCCCGGCGCTCAGGCGGAGAACTTGATTGCCAGACGGCCTTTGGACAGCAGCGATTCCAGCGCTGCACCCGCGATCGGGCGCGAGAGCAGGAACCCCTGCGCGCGATGGCAGCCGTGGCGCAGCAGCGTCAGCGCAGCGGCTTCGGTTTCGACGCCTTCGGCCACCAACTCCAACCCGAACGCTTCGGCCAAGGCGATGATCGCGCGCACGATGGCGAGATCGCCGGGATCAGAACCTAGTTCGCGGACGAAACCGCGGTCGATCTTGAGCGTGTCCACCGGCAGTGACTTCAGATGAGAGAAGGCGCTGTACCCGGTTCCGAAGTCGTCGATGGCAATCTGGACACCGGCGGCCTTCAGTGCTGCCAGCGTGATCCGCGTGGTTTCGATGTCCTGGACCACGACGTTCTCGGTGATCTCCAGACAGACCGATCCCCGGGCGAGACCGAACTCTTCGAGGATGCCGGCCACCGATTCCACGAAGCCGTCGATCACCAATTGCACCGGAGAGACGTTGATGCGCATGACGATGTTCTCCCCGAGCCCACGCGACTGCCACGCCGCGAAATCCGCACACGCCGAACGCATCACCCACCGGCCGAGTTCACCGGCGAGATTGATGGATTCGGCGACACCGATGAACGCATCGGGTCCCAGCAACCCACGGGTGGGGTGCTGCCAACGCACGAGAGCTTCGGCGGCCAGGATCTCGCCGGTGCGCATGTCGACCTCGGGAAGGTAGTGCAGTAACAGCGCTCCGCTTTCGATCACGTTCTGCAGGTGCAACTCGATGTCGTTGCGGAACTCGTTCTTCATCGCCATGTCGTCGGTGAACACCGCGACCTTGTTGCCGCCGGAGTTCTTGGCGGTCAGGACCGCCTGGTCGGCGCGACGCAGCAGGTCCGAAGTCGTATCGACACCCGGTGTGCCCTGTGCCACACCGATACTCACGGTGCGGGTGAGTACCTCGCCGTCGATCGAGACCTGTTCGCGCAGTGCGGACTGCAGCTGATGAGCCAGTGCGGTGGCGGCGGCTTCGTCCATTGCCGCGCGGGGAACCACGACGAATTCGTCGCCGCCCAACCGGGCGATCAGGTTCTCCCCGTCGCCGGATCGGCGCAGGCGCTCGGCCAGCACGCGGATGAACCAGTCGCCCGCGGTGTGCCCGAGGTAGTCGTTGATCGCCTTGAGCCGGTCCAGGTCGAAGAACAGCGTCGAGACCGGACCAGGCCGGCCGGCCGCAAGTCGTTCGTCCAGGTGCGACAGCAGGGCGCGCCGGTTGTGCAGACCGGTCAGGTCGTCGTGTTCGGCGAGGTAACGAAGCCGTTCTTCGGCCAGCACCCGGGCCTGAACCTGGGCGAACAGCGACGCGATCGTCTCCAGTGCGTTGAGTTCGTCGGTGCTCCACTCCCGGTCGCCGAACTTGATGAACCCGAGGGCCCCGGTGGTGACATTGCCCGACAGCAGGGGTGCGGCGGCCATCGACGTCGCGGGCACCGCGCGGCTCTCCTCGATCCGCCGCTGGTAGTCATCGGTGGCTGGTTCTGGACGCAGCACCACCGGCTTCTTGGCGTTTTCCGACACTGCGAACACCGGGTCGGCGTCGGCGAAGTAGACGATCTCCAGCGGGTCGGGGTCAGGAATGTTCGGCCGGATCGGCCA is a window from the Mycolicibacterium poriferae genome containing:
- a CDS encoding putative bifunctional diguanylate cyclase/phosphodiesterase, with product MSMNGTPRSLDLMVKSVATQLMAATATTSVEVSQRVLADLVSYLGVDVSFLRYNDHKIRASRLIAEWPIRPNIPDPDPLEIVYFADADPVFAVSENAKKPVVLRPEPATDDYQRRIEESRAVPATSMAAAPLLSGNVTTGALGFIKFGDREWSTDELNALETIASLFAQVQARVLAEERLRYLAEHDDLTGLHNRRALLSHLDERLAAGRPGPVSTLFFDLDRLKAINDYLGHTAGDWFIRVLAERLRRSGDGENLIARLGGDEFVVVPRAAMDEAAATALAHQLQSALREQVSIDGEVLTRTVSIGVAQGTPGVDTTSDLLRRADQAVLTAKNSGGNKVAVFTDDMAMKNEFRNDIELHLQNVIESGALLLHYLPEVDMRTGEILAAEALVRWQHPTRGLLGPDAFIGVAESINLAGELGRWVMRSACADFAAWQSRGLGENIVMRINVSPVQLVIDGFVESVAGILEEFGLARGSVCLEITENVVVQDIETTRITLAALKAAGVQIAIDDFGTGYSAFSHLKSLPVDTLKIDRGFVRELGSDPGDLAIVRAIIALAEAFGLELVAEGVETEAAALTLLRHGCHRAQGFLLSRPIAGAALESLLSKGRLAIKFSA